A single Cucumis melo cultivar AY chromosome 4, USDA_Cmelo_AY_1.0, whole genome shotgun sequence DNA region contains:
- the LOC103489815 gene encoding 26S proteasome regulatory subunit 4 homolog B-like, producing the protein MGQGTPGGLNRQAPGDRKSDADKKKDKKYEPAAPPTRVGRKQRKQKGPEAAARLPTVTPLTKCRLRLLKLERVKDYLLMEEEFVTNQERLKPQEEKAEEDRSKVDDLRGSPMSVGNLEELIDENHAIVSSSVGPEYYVGIMSFVDKDQLEPGCAILMHNKVLSVVGLLQDEVDPMVSVMKVEKAPLESYADIGGLDAQIQEIKEAVELPLTHPELYEDIGIRPPKGVILYGEPGTGKTLLAKAVANSTSATFLRVVGSELIQKYLGDGPKLVRELFRVADDLSPSIVFIDEIDAVGTKRYDAHSGGEREIQRTMLELLNQLDGFDSRGDVKVILATNRIESLDPALLRPGRIDRKIEFPLPDIKTRRRIFQIHTSRMTLADDVNLEEFVMTKDEFSGADIKAICTEAGLLALRERRMKVTHADFKKAKEKVMYKKKEGVPEGLYM; encoded by the exons atgggtcAGGGAACTCCAGGAGGTTTGAACCGGCAAGCCCCCGGCGACCGGAAGTCGGACGCCGATAAAAAGAAAGACAAGAAGTATGAACCGGCGGCGCCGCCGACCCGAGTTGGCCGCAAACAGCGGAAGCAGAAAGGCCCGGAGGCGGCTGCTCGACTCCCGACGGTTACGCCTCTTACGAAGTGCAGGCTGAGGCTTTTGAAGCTCGAACGTGTGAAGGATTACCTGCTTATGGAAGAGGAATTTGTCACTAATCAGGAGCGCCTTAAGCCGCAGGAGGAGAAGGCGGAGGAGGATCGCTCTAAGGTCGATGATCTGAGAGGATCTCCCATGAGTGTTGGGAATTTGGAGGAGTTGATTGATGAGAATCATGCCATCGTTTCCTCTTCTGTTGGGCCGGAGTATTACGTTGGTATTATGTCTTTTGTTGATAAAGATCAGCTTGAGCCTGGGTGTGCAATTTTGATGCACAATAAG GTACTTTCCGTTGTTGGACTTCTCCAAGATGAGGTTGATCCAATGGTGTCTGTGATGAAAGTTGAGAAGGCCCCTTTAGAGTCATATGCTGATATAGGTGGGTTGGATGCGCAAATACAAGAGATTAAAGAAGCTGTTGAGTTGCCATTGACTCATCCTGAGTTATATGAGGACATTGGTATTAGGCCTCCCAAAGGTGTGATACTCTATGGTGAGCCAGGAACTGGCAAGACTTTGCTTGCGAAG GCAGTGGCGAACTCAACTTCAGCCACTTTCTTGCGTGTGGTTGGGAGTGAACTCATTCAGAAATACTTGGGAGATGGTCCAAAGTTAGTGAGGGAACTCTTCAGGGTTGCTGATGATCTCTCACCTTCCATTGTTTTTATTGATGAGATTGATGCGGTTGGCACAAAGAG GTATGATGCTCATTCTGGAGGTGAACGTGAGATCCAAAGGACAATGTTGGAATTACTTAACCAATTAGATGGTTTTGATTCAAGAGGAGATGTTAAAGTGATACTTGCTACAAACAGAATTGAAAGTCTCGATCCAGCTTTGCTTCGACCCGGCCGAATAGATAGGAAGATTGAGTTTCCATTGCCTGATATAAAAACCAGGAGGCGCATTTTTCAG ATACACACATCAAGGATGACATTAGCAGATGATGTGAATTTGGAGGAATTTGTTATGACCAAAGATGAATTCTCTGGTGCTGATATAAAGGCCATATGTACTGAGGCTGGACTACTTGCTTTGAGAGAACGGCGTATGAAG GTCACACATGCCGACTTCAAGAAGGCAAAGGAAAAGGTTATGTACAAGAAGAAAGAAGGCGTGCCAGAAGGCTTATATATGTGA